Proteins from a single region of Sesamum indicum cultivar Zhongzhi No. 13 linkage group LG5, S_indicum_v1.0, whole genome shotgun sequence:
- the LOC105161972 gene encoding glucan endo-1,3-beta-glucosidase 5, producing the protein MTPRCTLAIFFLLVFIRHIDGSGFCCNLGTQTTHLLDPSITVQLMKDNGFEKVKLFESDGTYLEALAGSKLQVMVGVPNYLLSTMATKPEAAEEYVANNVTHWRSKDVDIRYVAVGNEPLLKSYGGNFTNYTFPALQNIQGALEKAGLGKTVKATIPFNADIFFSPTGSPSGGIFRPDIEDLMVSIVKYMSDHGCPITVNIYPFIALYYDPNFPIDYGFFDGGVAPLVDGKYTYTNALDANYDTLVVALEKNGYGSLPIIIGEIGWPSDGNPNANASLAQRFYQGLVKRVRADVGTPRRSTAPDIYMFSLIDEDAKSIAPGPFEPHWGIFNIDGSMKFTLDLGEGKNLTGAKGVKYLEKQWCVVSPDANVNDEKFAAAITEACSHADCTALTPGSSCGSLDLKGNASFAFNMYFQTNDQKSGSCEKFQPYSTITKTDPSAGTCKYPIMFETEYRGSEQGHVQHGQGSGSGSGSGSGSNSSAGKINSGVLGAVMLAMIMVFGYLN; encoded by the exons ATGACTCCTCGTTGCACGTTGGCCATCTTCTTCTTGCTCGTTTTCATCCGACACATAGATGGATCGGGCTTTTGTTGCAACTTGGGCACGCAGACGACGCACCTGCTTGACCCTAGTATAACTGTGCAGTTAATGAAAGATAATGGATTTGAAAAAGTGAAACTCTTTGAATCTGATGGCACCTATCTGGAAGCTCTTGCGGGGTCGAAACTCCAGGTCATGGTTGGAGTCCCTAATTACTTGTTGTCAACCATGGCGACTAAACCTGAAGCAGCGGAAGAATATGTTGCCAACAATGTTACCCACTGGAGATCCAAGGATGTTGACATAAG ATACGTTGCTGTTGGGAACGAACCATTGCTCAAGTCGTACGGTGGAAATTTCACAAATTATACCTTTCCGGCACTCCAGAACATCCAAGGAGCCTTAGAGAAGGCGGGTTTAGGCAAAACCGTGAAGGCCACAATTCCATTCAATGCCGACATTTTCTTCTCCCCTACCGGCAGCCCTTCTGGTGGAATTTTTAGACCTGATATTGAAGATCTCATGGTTTCGATAGTCAAATACATGAGCGACCACGGATGCCCCATCACCGTCAATATCTACCCTTTCATCGCACTTTACTACGATCCCAATTTCCCAATCGACTACGGGTTCTTTGATGGCGGCGTCGCACCTCTTGTCGATGGCAAGTATACTTACACCAATGCTTTGGATGCAAACTACGACACCCTGGTCGTGGCCCTGGAGAAAAATGGATACGGATCATTGCCAATCATCATCGGGGAAATTGGATGGCCGTCAGATGGAAATCCCAATGCCAATGCCTCCCTAGCCCAGAGGTTCTACCAGGGACTTGTCAAGCGCGTCCGGGCCGACGTCGGCACCCCCCGACGATCAACCGCCCCGGATATTTACATGTTCTCCCTGATTGATGAAGATGCAAAGAGCATTGCCCCTGGACCTTTCGAGCCTCACTGGGGAATCTTTAACATCGACGGGTCCATGAAGTTCACCCTGGATTTGGGCGAGGGGAAGAACCTGACGGGGGCGAAGGGTGTCAAGTATCTTGAGAAGCAATGGTGCGTTGTGTCGCCTGATGCAAATGTGAACGACGAGAAGTTTGCCGCGGCAATCACCGAGGCCTGCAGCCATGCGGATTGCACGGCTCTCACTCCGGGCTCATCGTGCGGGAGCTTGGACCTTAAGGGCAACGCTTCCTTCGCATTCAACATGTATTTCCAGACAAACGACCAGAAGAGCGGGAGCTGTGAGAAATTCCAGCCATACTCGACGATCACGAAAACGGATCCCAGCGCCGGAACATGCAAGTACCCGATCATGTTCGAGACGGAATATCGAGGAAGCGAACAAGGACACGTGCAACACGGACAAGGGTCGGGATCGGGATCGGGATCAGGATCGGGATCGAATTCATCGGCTGGAAAGATCAATTCCGGTGTTCTTGGGGCAGTGATGCTGGCCATGATCATGGTTTTCGGCTATCTGAATTGA
- the LOC105162011 gene encoding uncharacterized protein LOC105162011: protein METPAGDSTPIVHLSRQEMDTPVAGREGTVQLTRRELQQMMEEAGRKALVAYERRTATPLEREVAGKRLFQEGEDARDNEGMSRPGANRKGPLPSDAGSSSRAPSRPRGPAISRAEVDNVSKQIAVLGKQIDELKKRGEIVAHHRNSPFANQILIETVNPGFRMPDLPKYDGTRDPQEHIAAFDMVMNLYGQANSIMAKLFVTTLTGKAQEWFMNLPPGSIESYEHLVQKFAFHFASKKKQKRSATHLFTIRQGESESLKNFMGRFNNETLEVQDLRIDMMTSILIHGLKKGVFASALARDPPVDTEQLMAMAQKYIDEEEMNAMKDEEWRVATERARDGRFARDRDVRPKKEREKEPPYQPKYSRYTPLNMTRAKALMMVEKDKILMWPKHTRVTPAKRNSNKYCRFHRERGHDTEECYQLKDEIERLVRQGYFRRHNPHNFERRHDRRGRSRSRDHRSNWAEDRRNQTMAENAPVKGVIHTIAGGSEGWSRRARRKFERETRWERRRQGVHTTSNPEIVFGDQDAGTRIVTDNDPMVIRMDIANFTVHKVLIDNGSSADIIFKEVLNKMGLDNIRLEPVNIPLVGFGGSEVASLGTVELPVSLGEEPKRKTLMVKFLVVDMPFAYNVILGRPGLNSFRAVVSTYHLKMKFPTISGIGEVVCDQIEAKRCYNLSEKKRKPQSMKKEDWQTLKAGRIEPVDQKEVELIQGDPTKVTKIGTNLGQFEGAMVTFLRCNVDMFAWDPSDFRGINPEVMVHRLNADPSMRPVQQKKRTFGAEKNAIIEGEVNKLLKAGYVSEVQYTDWLANVVVVPKPGGKWRMCTDFTDLNKACPKDPYPLPRIDILVDSTAGYRTFSMMDAYQGYHQIFMAPEDRIKTSFVTDRGIYCYNVMPFGLKNAGATYQRLVNKMFAQQIGKTMEVYVDDMLVKSQHPEEHLEHLKAAFAIMREHGMKLNPSKCTFGVDGGKFLGYMVSERGIEANPEKIEAILNLKSPTSIKEVQKLTGRIASLNRFISRSADRNLHFFKILRKVKGFKWTEECEQAFQELKIYLRSPPLLANPREGDVLYLYLAVSNDAVSSVLTKEEGKVQNPVYYVSKMLQGAETRYAEIEKLALAVVVTARKLRPYFQSHRIVVRTNHPLRNILTRPEASGRMIKWAVELGEFDITYQARTAEKAQVVADFMVEISSAQKCTETWMLHVDGSSNANNGGAGILIEGPGGMEIEVAVRLSFPVTNNEAEYEALLLGLELALEAGAHILEVYTDSQLVAMQVEGIYETKERSMADYLKKAKERMQKFSKCNIQQIPRSENERADTLSKLGATLAGIKDRKITVMVKERSAISEVIETHVVTPRCLWIEDISTYLREGILPTDAGQARRIKFKAPRFTLIGTQLYKRTIEGPLLKCLEDAQARYVLQEIHEGNCGNHSGARSLAQKVTRQGYFWPTMMKDCKEFVRRCEKCQKFASQIHTHAVPMTPVPITCPFDQWGIDIMGPFPPARAQKKFVIVAVEYFSKWVEAEAVSKITEKEAINFIWKNIICRFGIPRVLISDNGTQFQGRKITAWLQELKIQQNFTAVGHPQSNGQTEVTNRTILQHLKARLRSKTEWSEELPGVLWAYRTTPRSSTGETPFSLVYGSEAVIPAEIGEESQRIANFDPQTNGGQRAFDLDILEEKREAARIRMLHHKSLMLKGHNRCVKPRSLQVGDMVLRKVEVSKHVGKLDPNWEGPFKVVEIVGKGTYKLQDAHGSEVPRPWNIQNLKKFYV, encoded by the coding sequence ATGGAAACTCCGGCAGGAGACTCAACACCAATTGTCCATCTATCCCGACAGGAAATGGATACACCCGTGGCCGGTCGAGAGGGAACGGTACAATTGACACGGCGGGAACTGCAGCAGATGATGGAAGAGGCAGGGAGAAAAGCCCTGGTGGCTTACGAGCGGAGAACGGCAACTCCGTTAGAAAGAGAAGTGGCAGGGAAAAGGCTGTTtcaagaaggagaagatgCCCGAGATAATGAAGGAATGAGCCGTCCGGGAGCGAACCGGAAGGGTCCCTTGCCCTCAGATGCAGGGTCCAGTAGCAGGGCTCCAAGTCGTCCCAGAGGACCCGCTATCTCTCGAGCAGAGGTAGATAATGTTAGTAAACAAATTGCTGTGCTGGGAAAGCAAATTGATGAACTTAAAAAAAGAGGAGAGATAGTGGCACATCACCGGAATTCACCTTTTGCCAATCAGATCCTCATTGAAACGGTGAATCCCGGTTTTAGGATGCCGGACCTCCCAAAATATGATGGAACccgggatccacaagaacataTAGCAGCCTTTGACATGGTAATGAACTTATACGGGCAGGCCAATTCCATAATGGCTAAACTGTTCGTTACTACATTGACAGGAAAAGCCCAGGAATGGTTTATGAACTTGCCACCGGGTAGTATAGAGTCATATGAACATCTGGTGCAGAAATTCGCATTCCATTTTGCTTCCAAGAAAAAGCAGAAGAGATCGGCCACGCATTTATTTACCATCCGTCAAGGAGAGAGTGAGAGCCTGAAAAACTTCATGGGACGTTTTAATAATGAAACGTTGGAGGTGCAGGATCTTAGGATAGACATGATGACGAGTATCTTAATCCATGGATTGAAAAAAGGAGTCTTTGCCTCGGCTTTAGCACGGGACCCGCCCGTCGATACAGAGCAGTTGATGGCAATggcacaaaaatatattgatgaagaagagatgaatgCCATGAAGGATGAGGAGTGGAGAGTTGCCACAGAACGGGCAAGAGATGGAAGATTCGCTAGAGATCGGGATGTGCGACCAAAAAAGGAGAGGGAGAAGGAGCCACCCTACCAGCCGAAATATAGCAGGTACACTCCTTTAAATATGACCAGGGCCAAAGCTCTCATGATGGTAGAAAAGGATAAGATATTGATGTGGCCGAAGCATACAAGGGTTACTCCAGCCAAAAGAAACTCGAACAAGTACTGCCGGTTTCATCGAGAGAGAGGGCATGATACCGAAGAGTGCTATCAACTGAAAGATGAGATAGAGCGATTGGTGCGACAAGGGTATTTTCGGAGACATAATCcccataattttgaaagaagaCATGATCGCAGAGGCAGATCGAGAAGTAGAGATCATAGATCAAATTGGGCAGAAGATCGAAGGAACCAGACGATGGCGGAGAATGCGCCTGTGAAAGGCGTCATCCACACCATTGCTGGGGGATCAGAGGGATGGTCGAGAAGagctagaagaaaatttgagaGGGAGACTAGGTGGGAGCGGCGTAGGCAAGGGGTACACACGACAAGCAACCCTGAGATCGTGTTCGGAGATCAGGATGCTGGGACCAGGATCGTGACAGATAATGATCCAATGGTGATACGAATGGACATAGCAAATTTTACAGTCCACAAGGTTCTGATAGATAACGGGAGTTCAgcagatataatatttaaggaaGTGTTGAATAAGATGGGACTTGATAATATAAGGTTGGAACCAGTAAATATTCCCTTGGTAGGATTTGGGGGAAGCGAGGTCGCATCACTTGGGACAGTGGAGTTACCTGTATCTTTGGGAGAAGAACCAAAACGCAAAACGttgatggtaaaatttttagttgttgATATGCCTTTTGCTTACAATGTTATCCTGGGGAGACCTGGGCTTAACTCTTTCAGGGCGGTGGTATCAACGTATCACCTCAAGATGAAGTTCCCCACTATATCGGGGATAGGGGAGGTCGTGTGCGATCAGATCGAAGCCAAAAggtgttataatttatcagaaaagaaaagaaagccTCAGAGTATGAAGAAAGAAGACTGGCAGACACTGAAAGCAGGGAGGATAGAACCAGTTGACCAGAAAGAAGTGGAGTTGATACAGGGAGACCCGACCAAGGTCACCAAGATAGGAACCAACTTGGGGCAGTTCGAAGGAGCGATGGTTACTTTTCTAAGGTGTAATGTGGATATGTTTGCATGGGACCCGTCCGATTTTCGGGGTATAAACCCGGAGGTGATGGTACATAGACTAAATGCGGACCCATCCATGCGACCTGTCCAACAGAAGAAGCGAACCTTTGGAGCCGAGAAAAACGCGATCATTGAAGGAGAGGTAAATAAATTGCTTAAAGCAGGGTATGTGTCCGAGGTACAGTACACGGATTGGTTGGCTAATGTGGTCGTGGTGCCGAAACCAGGCGGTAAGTGGAGAATGTGTACAGACTTTACGGATCTCAACAAGGCATGTCCGAAAGACCCCTACCCATTACCGAGGATTGATATCCTAGTCGATTCGACGGCTGGATATAGGACATTTTCCATGATGGATGCGTATCAGGGATATCATCAGATTTTTATGGCACCCGAAGATCGAATAAAAACCTCCTTTGTAACTGACCGTGggatttattgttataatgttATGCCTTTTGGATTGAAAAATGCAGGGGCAACGTATCAAAGGTTGGTTAACAAGATGTTTGCTCAGCAGATAGGAAAAACCATGGAGGtgtatgtggatgatatgCTGGTTAAAAGTCAACACCCAGAGGAACATTTGGAGCATTTGAAGGCAGCCTTTGCGATCATGAGAGAACATGGGATGAAGCTAAATCCCAGCAAATGTACATTCGGTGTAGATGGAGGCAAATTTCTCGGATACATGGTTAGCGAACGTGGTATTGAGGCTAACCCAGAAAAGATAGAAGCCATACTGAATCTGAAGTCTCCTACATCCATCAAAGAAGTTCAAAAGTTGACAGGTAGAATTGCTTCTCTTAATCGCTTCATTTCTAGGTCGGCAGATCgcaatttacatttctttaaaatattgaggAAAGTAAAAGGGTTTAAGTGGACCGAGGAATGCGAGCAAGCTTTTCAAgagttaaaaatttatttgagatCGCCGCCTCTCTTGGCGAACCCTAGAGAAGGGGATGTGTTATATCTTTACTTGGCTGTTTCTAATGATGCGGTTAGTTCGGTATTGACAAAAGAAGAGGGAAAGGTTCAGAACCCGGTGTATTATGTGAGTAAGATGTTGCAAGGAGCAGAAACTAGATATGCGGAGATCGAAAAGTTAGCATTGGCGGTTGTGGTGACGGCCAGGAAGCTAAGGCCATACTTTCAATCGCATCGAATAGTGGTAAGAACTAATCATCCACTCCGAAACATTCTTACTCGACCAGAGGCTTCGGGTAGAATGATAAAATGGGCGGTCGAATTGGGAGAATTCGACATCACTTATCAGGCTCGAACGGCAGAAAAAGCTCAGGTAGTGGCGGATTTCATGGTGGAGATATCTAGTGCTCAAAAATGTACAGAAACATGGATGTTGCATGTGGATGGATCCTCCAATGCAAACAATGGCGGAGCAGGAATATTGATCGAAGGACCAGGAGGCATGGAGATCGAGGTCGCTGTTCGGCTGTCTTTTCCCGTTACGAATAATGAAGCTGAATACGAAGCCTTACTCCTAGGTTTGGAATTAGCATTGGAAGCTGGAGCACATATTCTCGAAGTTTACACTGACTCGCAGCTAGTCGCTATGCAGGTGGAGGGAATATATGAAACTAAAGAAAGATCTATGGCAGATTATCTGAAGAAAGCAAAGGAGAGGATGCAGAAATTCTCCAAATGCAATATCCAGCAAATCCCCAGGAGCGAGAATGAAAGAGCCGATACGTTATCAAAATTGGGGGCTACGCTAGCAGGAATAAAGGACAGAAAAATCACGGTGATGGTAAAGGAGCGATCCGCGATCTCAGAAGTGATCGAAACCCATGTAGTGACTCCAAGATGTCTGTGGATAGAAGATATATCGACATACCTGAGGGAAGGGATCTTGCCTACTGATGCGGGGCAGGCAAGACGCATTAAGTTCAAAGCTCCAAGGTTTACCTTAATAGGGACCCAATTGTATAAAAGAACAATTGAAGGACCCCTCCTCAAATGCTTAGAGGACGCCCAAGCCAGGTATGTTCTACAGGAAATCCATGAAGGGAACTGCGGAAATCATTCGGGAGCCAGATCCTTAGCCCAGAAAGTAACCCGACAGGGATACTTCTGGCCCACAATGATGAAAGACTGCAAGGAGTTTGTACGCAGATGTGAGAAGTGCCAGAAGTTTGCTTCACAAATCCACACCCATGCGGTACCGATGACCCCAGTTCCAATCACATGCCCATTCGATCAATGGGGTATAGACATAATGGGGCCTTTTCCTCCAGCTCGAGCTCAGAAGAAGTTTGTCATAGTCGCTGTGGAATACTTTTCAAAATGGGTGGAGGCAGAAGCGGTCTCAAAAATCACGGAAAAGGaagcaataaattttatatggaaGAACATAATCTGCAGATTTGGGATACCTCGGGTGCTGATATCCGATAATGGAACCCAATTTCAAGGAAGGAAAATAACGGCGTGGCTACAGGAACTGAAGATACAGCAAAATTTCACGGCGGTCGGACATCCCCAATCGAATGGTCAAACGGAGGTCACAAATAGAACCATATTACAGCATCTAAAAGCCAGGCTGAGATCGAAGACAGAATGGAGCGAGGAACTCCCAGGAGTACTATGGGCTTATAGAACAACCCCTAGAAGCTCAACAGGTGAGACCCCATTTTCTTTAGTTTATGGTTCTGAAGCTGTAATTCCTGCAGAGATAGGAGAAGAATCGCAAAGGATTGCAAACTTCGATCCACAGACAAATGGAGGACAGCGAGCATTCGACCTGGACATactggaagaaaaaagagaggcAGCAAGAATCAGGATGTTGCACCATAAGAGCTTAATGCTGAAAGGTCATAATAGATGCGTGAAACCCAGGTCGTTACAGGTTGGAGATATGGTATTAAGGAAAGTGGAAGTTTCGAAGCATGTGGGAAAACTCGACCCCAACTGGGAAGGGCCTTTCAAGGTTGTTGAGATCGTCGGAAAAGGGACATACAAGCTGCAAGACGCTCACGGCAGCGAAGTACCCAGGCCATGGAACATACAGAATCTCAAGAAATTCTATGTTTGA
- the LOC110011249 gene encoding pectinesterase-like yields the protein MENVQPRKYKTNPKIFLLTAFASLLVVAVISIAVVQSHKNHPNHGGDAVVKTTCAATLYPKLCVSTINAAATAASVAIKSSKDVLITALNYTISTVERNYFTVKKLGRSRKSLTTREKGALHDCLEMIDDTLDELRRSAAELKDFGFKNYSLADHKENLMILLSAAQTNQESCLDGFSHDKADKVVRRALVVGQMHVFRLVSNVMAIIKNLTDTEMAKNSYSSPERRLGENTNSEWPEWLSAGDRRLLQASTVTPDVTVAADGSGNFRTVSAAVAAAPGGSSRRYVIRIKAGVYRENVEIPRSKTNLMFVGDGRTTTIITGNRNVVDGSTTFNSATVAVVGDRFLARDITFQNTAGPSKHQAVALRVNADLCAFYRCDMLAYQDTLYVHSLRQFYTGCIIAGTVDFIFGNAAAVLQNCDIHARRPNAGQRNMVTAQGRDDPNQNTGIVIQKCRIGATSDLRPVQSSFPTYLGRPWKEYSRTIVMQTDISNVINPAGWYEWNGNFALNTLFYAEYQNTGAGAGTSNRVTWRGFRVLTSAAEAQPFTAGRFIAGGNWLGATGFPFSLGL from the exons ATGGAAAATGTGCAGCCACGAAAGTACAAAACCAACCCAAAAATCTTCCTCCTGACAGCATTCGCATCTCTGCTGGTGGTGGCCGTTATATCCATCGCAGTTGTCCAATCCCACAAGAATCACCCCAACCACGGCGGAGATGCGGTGGTCAAGACCACCTGCGCCGCCACATTGTACCCGAAACTGTGTGTTTCCACCATTAATGCGGCAGCCACGGCAGCCTCGGTCGCCATAAAGAGCAGCAAGGACGTCTTAATCACTGCTCTCAACTACACCATCTCCACTGTGGAGAGAAACTACTTCACCGTGAAGAAACTTGGGCGCAGCCGCAAGTCGCTGACGACCCGCGAGAAGGGAGCGCTCCATGACTGCCTGGAAATGATCGACGACACGCTGGATGAGCTCCGGCGGAGCGCCGCCGAACTGAAAGATTTCGGGTTCAAGAACTACTCTTTGGCCGATCATAAAGAGAATCTGATGATCCTTTTGAGCGCGGCGCAGACGAATCAGGAGTCTTGCCTCGATGGGTTCTCCCACGATAAAGCTGATAAGGTGGTCCGCCGGGCTCTGGTCGTCGGGCAGATGCACGTTTTCCGGCTTGTCAGCAATGTGATGGCCATAATCAAGAATTTGACGGATACTGAAATGGCTAAGAATTCGTACTCTTCGCCGGAGAGGAGGCTTGGAGAGAATACCAACTCTGAGTGGCCTGAATGGTTGTCGGCCGGAGACAGACGTCTGCTTCAGGCCTCGACGGTGACTCCTGATGTCACGGTGGCGGCTGACGGGAGTGGTAATTTTAGGACGGTTTCAGCGGCGGTGGCGGCTGCGCCGGGAGGAAGCAGCAGGAGGTACGTGATTAGGATTAAAGCTGGAGTGTACAGAGAGAACGTGGAAATCCCGAGGAGTAAGACGAACTTAATGTTCGTCGGAGATGGGCGGACGACCACCATCATTACCGGGAACCGGAACGTCGTGGATGGTAGCACCACCTTCAATTCCGCCACCGTTG CGGTAGTGGGCGACAGGTTCCTGGCCCGGGACATCACCTTCCAGAACACTGCCGGGCCGTCGAAGCACCAGGCGGTAGCCCTCCGCGTGAACGCTGATCTCTGTGCCTTCTACCGGTGCGACATGCTGGCCTACCAGGACACTCTCTACGTTCACTCCCTCCGCCAGTTCTACACTGGCTGCATTATCGCCGGAACAGTCGACTTCATCTTCGGCAACGCCGCCGCCGTCCTCCAAAACTGCGACATCCATGCCCGTCGCCCAAATGCCGGCCAGCGCAACATGGTCACCGCCCAAGGCCGCGACGATCCCAACCAGAACACTGGAATCGTCATCCAGAAATGCAGAATCGGGGCCACCTCCGATCTGAGGCCTGTGCAGAGCAGCTTCCCGACCTACCTCGGTAGGCCCTGGAAGGAGTATTCCAGGACCATCGTCATGCAGACCGATATAAGCAATGTCATCAACCCGGCAGGATGGTACGAGTGGAATGGGAATTTTGCGTTGAACACGTTGTTCTACGCCGAGTATCAGAACACGGGCGCTGGCGCCGGAACATCGAACAGGGTGACCTGGAGGGGGTTCAGAGTACTAACTAGTGCGGCGGAGGCTCAACCTTTCACGGCCGGGAGGTTTATCGCCGGCGGGAACTGGCTGGGAGCCACAGGGTTTCCGTTTTCTCTCGGGCTTTGA